The genomic segment CGCTCGATAGACTGAGAGAGTGAGGCGGACGGAAGTCGCAAACCCCAAAAGGGTTGCATGTTGTGACACCGGAAGTGTCCGTGTCGAATGAGACGTTATGCGGCATTGGGCGCCCACTGGTCTCTTCTCGAGCGGCGTCGCACTCCAAACCACCCGGTTCTAACAGGCGAGCAGTATGTCCGAACCCTACACCGCGATCCAGGTTGTGATGATGCCGCGGGACGTGAACGCGCACGGCACCATCTTCGGCGGCGTCATCCTGAGCCACATCGACATGGCTGGAGCGATTGCGGCCCGGCGGGAACTGCAGCTCCACGGCGGCAACCCCAAGGCGGCGTTCGTGACCGTGGCCATCAATCGGGTCGAATTCAAGAAGCCGGTCCTGGTCGGGGACGTGGTCAAGTTTCAGACGACGTTGGTCCGGTTCGGGCGGACGTCCGTCACGATTCACATCAACGTGCTGGCCGAGCGGGGCGCGGACGTGATCCCCGTGACCGAGGCCGAAGCCGTGTTCGTCGGCATCGATTTGAGTACCCCGGATCGGCGGCCGGTGCCGTTATTACCGGACGAACCGGACGGACCGGTTCGATGACCGGCGGGTTTAGGGCTTGCTCGCCCGAGTCCGGCGTCTATACACTCCTATTAGGGATGATCGTTCCCACCCCGCCGCAATCATACCGATTCCGAGGCCGTTCATGTCCTTCAGTTCCTTCCACTTGTACTTCGACGACCTGGAACTCGGTCAGGAATGGGAATCCCCCGGGCGTACGGTCACGGAGTCCGATATCGTGACCTTCGCCGGGTTTAGCGGCGATTTCAACCCGATGCACGTCGACCACGAGTTCGCCAAGAGTACCCCGTTCCGCCGCCCGATCGCGCACGGGATCGGCGTGTTCTCGCTGGCGAGCGGCCTGGGCGTCCAGGTGCCCCCGGTCCGCACCGTGGCCCTGGTGGGTGTCAAGTTCTGGAAGTTCATCCTCCCGGTCTTCGCCGGGGACACGATCCGCGTCAAAACGCGGGTGGCCGAAAAAACGTTGCGCGGCCGCGGCAAGCGCGGGGACATTTGCTGGCACCGGACCATCTTGAACCAGGAAGGCAAGATCGTTCAAGAAGGCGAGATCATCACGATGGTCGAATGCCGCCCCCTCACCCGCCCGACCGAGAAGGGCGCGTCAGTCGAACCCGTCGCCGTCGGCCTCGGCGGCAACGCGGCCGTCTGACCAGCGACGGGGTGATTAATACGCACAGGCGGCGCTGGTCCATTGGAACCGGCGCCGCCTGCGTGTTTTTCATTCGACTGACGGGTTCGCCGCGTTCTGCTTCAAGCCTCATGCGTAAACAATGGTTCTTGGACGGGCGAAGTCGTGGCGGGCGGCGACGTCCGCGATGAGTCCGGCGATCTTCGCCCCCCCGACGACCGACGGTTCAATGGGCGATAGCGGCGAGTAGTCGCCCGGGTCGGTGCAAACGAGCCGCAAGTCGATCACCGGCACGCCCGCGGCCGCCGCCTCGCGCAAGATCACTTCGTTGAAGAGCCCCAGGGCGGCGAGTTCCCCGCCGGCCCGCTCGGGCACGGTATCGTACACCGTGCAGACGGCCGTCGGCTTGCCGGCCGCGAGGACGGCCCGGAGCATCACCCGGTAGTGTTCGCGGAAATCGGCCCGGGCCTCGGCCAGCAGCGCCAGCGCGTCGCCGACCGTGTCGACAGGTTCGTTGAGCAGGTACGCCCCGGCGAGCGCGTCGTTCCCCCCCGCGCTCACGAACAGGTGACTGGCGTCGTCGGGGAGTTGGCCGATTTGGGCGATCACGTCGTCTGTTACCGACCCGTCGACCGCGAGCAGGGTCGCCCGCCAGCCGACCGGCAGGCCCCGCCGGACCTGCTCGATGACGGGCGGCCGGTCCGGTACGTACCTGGCGTTGTCGAAGATCGAGTCCCCGAGCAGTACGACGTGTCCCATCGCGGAAATCCTCCGTAGACGCTTCGAGTGCCGTCTTACCCTATCGTGACGCGGGCGGCGTTCAGACATCTCGTCTTGTCAAACTGCGAAAGCGTGGTACAAGCACGCGCCTTTTCGGGGGCGCTCTCGCGGCATCGTTCCGTTGATTGTGGAGGGTTTTCCTCAATGCTCAAGTCGTTATTCCGGGTAACTCTCGTGGTCGTCCTGGCCACCGGCGCGGTCGTCGGAGCGGAGCCCGGGCGGCCCGGGCGAGAGCAACTCGTCACAAAAACTTACCCGGTAGCCGACGTACTACCGGTCTTGGCCCCGTCCGCCGGACCGCCGGCCCCACCGCTGGGCGTGTTCGTCCCGGCCGACACTGCGGCCGTTCTGCCAGTCGCGGCCACACCACAAGTCGTTCCGCCGGTCATGGTGGTTGGGCCCGCGACCGCACCGCCGCCAGCACTCGTTCGGCCCGGGATGTTTGTAGTGCCTGCTGCCGTAACATCGTCTCCGGCTCCGATCCCACTGATGGCCGCATCACCTGTGGTTATACCACCTCCAGCGGCTGGGCTTCTGGTTCAGGGGCAGGCGTGCGTCCCGGCCTCCTGCCCGACGGCCGGCGCCCAGACGCGAGACCAGGCCGACAAGCTCATGAAACTGGTAAGGGGTACGATCCGCCCCTACGCTTGGAACGAACTCGGAGGACCGGGAACGGTCCGGTTCGACGCCGAGAAAGGCGAGTTAGTGGTGACGCAGACCGCGGAAGTCCAGGCCGAAGTGGCCGACCTGATCGCTTCCCTGCGGAACAAGCTCCGCACCCAGATCATGGTCGAATTAACCGTCATCGAGTGCGCGGAACCCTCCTGCGAGCGGATCGGTGTCGACTTCATCGGCAACGCCCCGGCGGGTGCGGCGGGTTCGATCCGCACGGTGACGGAGTTGACCCCGATTGCCAAGCTGATCCGCGAGGCGAATAGCGGTGGTGCCGTGGACAGCGCCCGACTGACTCAACTCCTGGCGGCGGCTAAAGCGGACGGCAACATCGACATCCTCTACCGCCCCCAAATGCTCCTCACGGAGGGTGTTGTGAGCCGATTCGAGATCAGTCAGGAACACAAATTCCTGACCGGATTGGACGTGTCCATGGGGAACGATGGTGTGGTCCAGAAACCGCGGTACGAAGCGGTCCGCGAGGGAATCCGGATCAACCTGACACCCACGCTTTCCACCGACAAGAAGACGATTGCTTTGACACTGGATTACGAAACGGCGAGGTTGGACAAGATGGATCCGGTCGCGCCCGTCGCGGTCTCCGGCGACCCCGCGACGGGCGAACAACCTCCGCTCCTGTTGCAAAAGCCGCGCGTCCAGCGGGCTGCGACGCAGGTCGAGGTTACCGTCCGCCCTGGGGTAACGGCCGTCGTCGTCGGCCCCAAGGTTACGCGGGAGACGCGGACCGAGTTCGCTCTGCCGGTCGTATCCAAAATTCCCTACCTGAACCGCCTGTTCCGGAACGTGGCCATCGGCCGGACCGAGGCCCAGCAATTGATCCTGGTCACGGCGCAGCTCCAAAGCACCGACGGCGAACCAGCCTGCCCGGAAGCGAAAGTGTGCCCGCAGGAAGCGAAAGCCACGACGGAAGCCACACGACTTGTCGGCGAATATCGCAAGGCGTGTGCCGCCGGGAGATCGGAAGAGGCGCTCAAATTCGCCATGCAAGCGCTCGCCTGCGACCCGAAATGCTTTGCCGACGGCCGATAATCACTCCCGTTCGACAAGAACGACGGGCCGCCGGGGCCGTTTGGTATGTTCCGTATTCGCGCCCGCGGGTCGAAATACGACCCGCGGGCGCGAATCACGACTCCCGGTTTGGGTACCGGGTCAGCAATTGCTGGTTTGATGGATCGCTTTTTCCCGGTCGTCATTCTCCTTCGGCCGCGTCGAGAGAAGCGATCAGGCGATCGGCAATGAGATCGACCTCCGCTTCGGACACGATGAGCGGCGGAAGGAGCCGGATCACGCTCCCGTACCGCCCCCCCACTTCCACGATCAAGCCCTTTGACAGGCACGCCCGCTGAACGCGCCCCGCCGCCGCCCCGTCGTGGACCGGCCGGCCCCAGTGGTCGGATTTGGCCGGGTCGACAAATTCCACCCCGATCATGAGCCCCTTGCCGCGGACGTCGCCGACATACGGGTGACGGCGTCGGGCATCTTCC from the Fimbriiglobus ruber genome contains:
- a CDS encoding MaoC family dehydratase, producing MSFSSFHLYFDDLELGQEWESPGRTVTESDIVTFAGFSGDFNPMHVDHEFAKSTPFRRPIAHGIGVFSLASGLGVQVPPVRTVALVGVKFWKFILPVFAGDTIRVKTRVAEKTLRGRGKRGDICWHRTILNQEGKIVQEGEIITMVECRPLTRPTEKGASVEPVAVGLGGNAAV
- a CDS encoding acyl-CoA thioesterase, translated to MSEPYTAIQVVMMPRDVNAHGTIFGGVILSHIDMAGAIAARRELQLHGGNPKAAFVTVAINRVEFKKPVLVGDVVKFQTTLVRFGRTSVTIHINVLAERGADVIPVTEAEAVFVGIDLSTPDRRPVPLLPDEPDGPVR
- a CDS encoding type II secretion system protein GspD — its product is MLKSLFRVTLVVVLATGAVVGAEPGRPGREQLVTKTYPVADVLPVLAPSAGPPAPPLGVFVPADTAAVLPVAATPQVVPPVMVVGPATAPPPALVRPGMFVVPAAVTSSPAPIPLMAASPVVIPPPAAGLLVQGQACVPASCPTAGAQTRDQADKLMKLVRGTIRPYAWNELGGPGTVRFDAEKGELVVTQTAEVQAEVADLIASLRNKLRTQIMVELTVIECAEPSCERIGVDFIGNAPAGAAGSIRTVTELTPIAKLIREANSGGAVDSARLTQLLAAAKADGNIDILYRPQMLLTEGVVSRFEISQEHKFLTGLDVSMGNDGVVQKPRYEAVREGIRINLTPTLSTDKKTIALTLDYETARLDKMDPVAPVAVSGDPATGEQPPLLLQKPRVQRAATQVEVTVRPGVTAVVVGPKVTRETRTEFALPVVSKIPYLNRLFRNVAIGRTEAQQLILVTAQLQSTDGEPACPEAKVCPQEAKATTEATRLVGEYRKACAAGRSEEALKFAMQALACDPKCFADGR
- a CDS encoding SGNH/GDSL hydrolase family protein: MGHVVLLGDSIFDNARYVPDRPPVIEQVRRGLPVGWRATLLAVDGSVTDDVIAQIGQLPDDASHLFVSAGGNDALAGAYLLNEPVDTVGDALALLAEARADFREHYRVMLRAVLAAGKPTAVCTVYDTVPERAGGELAALGLFNEVILREAAAAGVPVIDLRLVCTDPGDYSPLSPIEPSVVGGAKIAGLIADVAARHDFARPRTIVYA